From Herbiconiux flava, one genomic window encodes:
- a CDS encoding sigma factor, translating into MSQWSVTPDQAGLPSIPSLDGLLVRTASGDADAFADLYDRVAPRLLGFIRRFVADPQEAEDVAFEVFVDVWRRAARFDPRHGSALAWILQSAYGLAAGGETGAGAEIALSA; encoded by the coding sequence ATGTCACAGTGGAGCGTGACCCCGGACCAGGCAGGCCTCCCGAGCATTCCGTCGCTGGATGGGCTGCTGGTGCGCACGGCGAGCGGGGACGCGGACGCTTTCGCCGACCTCTACGATCGCGTGGCCCCGCGCCTGCTCGGATTCATCCGCCGGTTCGTCGCCGATCCCCAGGAGGCCGAGGACGTGGCGTTCGAGGTCTTCGTCGACGTGTGGCGCCGGGCGGCGCGGTTCGACCCGCGTCACGGGTCAGCGCTGGCGTGGATCCTGCAGAGCGCCTACGGCCTGGCCGCCGGCGGCGAGACCGGCGCCGGCGCCGAGATCGCGCTCAGCGCCTAG
- a CDS encoding alpha/beta fold hydrolase — MPFVTTDDGAEIYYKDWGDPDAQPIMFHHGWPLSSDDWDAQMLFFLAEGYRVIASDRRGHGRSSQIGTGHDMDHYASDASAVVEHLDLRNAIHIGHSTGGGQVARYVAQYGEPQGRVAKAVLVSSVPPLMVQTDANPEGTPISVFDGFRSALAANRAEFYQAVASGPFYGFNRPGATLSEPVVANWWRQGMTGSAIAHYEGIKAFSETDQTEDLKAISVPVLVTQGDDDQVVPYKDASLKQHELLQNSTLKIYEGYPHGMLTTHADVINPDLLAFIKS, encoded by the coding sequence ATGCCGTTTGTGACCACGGACGATGGCGCAGAAATCTACTACAAGGACTGGGGCGACCCCGACGCCCAGCCCATCATGTTCCACCACGGCTGGCCCCTGTCGTCGGACGACTGGGACGCCCAGATGCTCTTCTTCCTGGCCGAGGGCTACCGCGTGATCGCGAGCGACCGCCGTGGCCACGGCCGGAGCAGCCAGATCGGCACCGGCCACGACATGGACCACTACGCCAGCGACGCCTCGGCCGTCGTCGAGCACCTCGACCTCCGGAACGCCATCCACATCGGTCACTCGACCGGTGGCGGCCAGGTCGCCCGCTACGTCGCGCAGTACGGAGAGCCCCAGGGCCGCGTGGCCAAGGCCGTGCTCGTCTCCTCCGTTCCGCCGCTGATGGTGCAGACCGACGCCAACCCCGAGGGCACCCCGATCTCGGTCTTCGACGGGTTCCGCAGCGCGCTGGCCGCGAACCGCGCCGAGTTCTACCAGGCCGTCGCCTCCGGCCCGTTCTACGGCTTCAACCGCCCGGGTGCCACGCTGTCCGAGCCCGTCGTCGCCAACTGGTGGCGCCAGGGCATGACCGGCAGCGCGATCGCCCACTACGAGGGCATCAAGGCCTTCTCGGAGACCGACCAGACCGAGGACCTCAAGGCCATCTCGGTGCCCGTGCTCGTCACCCAGGGCGACGACGACCAGGTCGTGCCCTACAAGGACGCCTCGCTGAAGCAGCACGAGCTCCTGCAGAACTCGACCCTGAAGATCTACGAGGGCTACCCGCACGGCATGCTGACGACCCACGCCGACGTGATCAACCCCGACCTGCTCGCCTTCATCAAGTCGTAG
- a CDS encoding phosphoribosylanthranilate isomerase → MDAAPLLVKVCGLRTEAAIDTAVAAGADAVGFVVAAGSPRFVDAATARRLVEHTAGRVTTVLVTKGLTPEDAAVAARAAGVDVLQVHGFDRGEVGRASALFPRVWRATSSLGADDLGSWGEELLLIDSPRPGSGERWDLGALQVRRPEGAWLLAGGLDPTNVGQAIAEAAPSGVDVSSGVESAPGVKDHDLIERFVAAARATP, encoded by the coding sequence ATGGATGCTGCGCCGCTGCTCGTGAAGGTCTGCGGGCTCCGCACCGAGGCCGCGATCGACACCGCGGTGGCCGCCGGGGCGGACGCGGTGGGGTTTGTCGTCGCCGCGGGGAGCCCCCGGTTCGTCGACGCCGCCACCGCGCGACGGCTGGTCGAGCACACCGCCGGCCGCGTCACCACCGTGCTGGTGACGAAGGGGCTGACGCCGGAGGACGCCGCGGTGGCGGCTCGCGCGGCGGGCGTCGACGTTCTGCAGGTGCACGGATTCGATCGGGGGGAGGTGGGCCGGGCATCCGCTCTGTTCCCCCGCGTGTGGCGGGCGACGTCGTCGCTCGGCGCGGACGACCTGGGGTCGTGGGGCGAGGAGCTGCTGCTGATCGACTCGCCGCGGCCCGGATCGGGTGAGCGCTGGGACCTCGGCGCGCTTCAGGTGCGGAGGCCCGAGGGGGCGTGGCTGCTCGCGGGCGGGCTGGACCCGACGAACGTGGGCCAGGCGATCGCGGAGGCCGCGCCGAGCGGGGTCGACGTCTCGAGCGGGGTCGAGTCGGCTCCGGGCGTCAAGGACCACGATCTGATCGAGCGCTTCGTCGCGGCAGCCCGGGCGACACCGTGA
- a CDS encoding alpha/beta hydrolase: MDIYSRDVSAEADSDRAAIVLVHGGGWFRGDKSKEVSLATKLVDAGYIVFAPNYREAPEHTFPASKEDVLTAAQWALASDRAFDRTKLAFFGGSAGGNLVVEASIATGRPAVSWSGMFDLLAIVEQTDDLPATPTTQDLNAMKSADINQTGRNDAFLRWTILDEVGGDRSLLTKASTARHASPTGGPVFLANSLGEFVPVSDARAMQAALAEVGVASTLQLIPGTHHAEGYTEAAIGPSLAFLHDVFSAVRA, translated from the coding sequence ATGGACATCTACAGCAGGGACGTCTCGGCGGAGGCCGACTCGGATCGAGCCGCGATCGTGCTGGTTCACGGCGGTGGCTGGTTCCGCGGTGACAAGAGCAAAGAGGTGTCGCTCGCGACGAAGCTCGTCGACGCCGGTTACATCGTCTTCGCGCCGAACTACCGTGAGGCCCCGGAACACACGTTCCCTGCGAGCAAGGAGGACGTCCTCACCGCCGCGCAGTGGGCTCTCGCGTCTGACCGGGCCTTCGATCGCACCAAGCTCGCCTTCTTCGGCGGCTCGGCCGGCGGAAACCTCGTGGTCGAGGCGAGCATCGCCACCGGGAGGCCTGCGGTCAGCTGGTCGGGGATGTTCGACCTCCTCGCGATCGTCGAGCAGACCGACGATCTTCCCGCCACGCCGACCACGCAGGATCTCAATGCCATGAAGAGCGCCGACATCAACCAGACGGGCCGGAACGACGCGTTCCTGCGCTGGACGATCCTCGACGAGGTCGGCGGCGACCGCAGCCTGCTGACGAAGGCGTCGACCGCCCGCCATGCCTCGCCCACGGGCGGCCCGGTGTTCCTGGCCAACTCGCTGGGCGAGTTCGTGCCGGTGAGCGACGCTCGTGCGATGCAGGCGGCACTGGCGGAGGTAGGGGTCGCCAGTACGCTCCAGCTCATTCCCGGCACCCACCATGCGGAGGGGTACACGGAGGCGGCCATCGGTCCGTCCCTGGCCTTCCTCCACGACGTCTTCTCGGCGGTCCGGGCGTGA
- a CDS encoding Lrp/AsnC family transcriptional regulator, which produces MTSLDALDTAILRELQTDARRTNRDLAASVGVAPTTALDRVRALRDRGVITGSTVAVDLAALGRGVQAMIAVRIRPPSRKNIEGFRSWVSELPETIGVFVTSGSEDFLVHVAVPDNEALYGFVIDRLTERPEVADVRTSVVYEHVRNAVIAPL; this is translated from the coding sequence ATGACTTCGCTGGATGCACTCGACACGGCCATCCTGCGCGAATTGCAGACGGATGCACGGCGCACCAATCGCGACCTCGCCGCCTCGGTCGGGGTGGCGCCGACCACCGCACTCGACCGTGTGCGGGCCCTGCGCGACCGCGGTGTCATCACCGGATCGACCGTCGCCGTCGACCTCGCCGCGCTCGGACGCGGGGTGCAGGCGATGATCGCGGTGCGCATCCGGCCGCCGTCCCGGAAGAACATCGAGGGGTTCCGGTCGTGGGTGAGCGAGCTGCCGGAGACGATCGGGGTGTTCGTGACCTCGGGCAGTGAGGACTTCCTCGTGCACGTGGCGGTGCCCGACAACGAGGCCCTCTACGGGTTCGTGATCGACCGGCTCACCGAGCGGCCGGAGGTGGCCGACGTGCGCACCTCGGTGGTCTACGAGCACGTGCGGAACGCGGTGATCGCGCCGCTCTGA
- a CDS encoding aldo/keto reductase — translation MTTPIPATPPTSLVPLGDGLTVSPIGLGAMGMSAYYGPSDEAESIATLRHALDLGVTFIDTAEAYGPFENEKLIARALGDRRDEVTIATKASTETDDDGTTHGRNGTPAYLRKAAERSLRHLGTDRIDLYYLHRVDPDVPIEESVGALSELVAEGKVRHIGLSEASASTIRRAHAVHPLAAVQSEFSLFARDVLHNDEKATIDELGIGFVAFSPLGRGFLTGGIRSVDDLDPADARLTLPRFQPAAIAANLTLVERVETIAAEKGATSAQIALAWLMAQGVVPIPGTRRRSRLDENAGAMAVRLDAADLARLSESLPEDEIVGTRDYVAHAPGVDR, via the coding sequence ATGACCACCCCCATCCCTGCCACCCCTCCCACCTCCCTCGTTCCGCTGGGCGACGGACTGACCGTCTCGCCGATCGGCCTCGGCGCGATGGGCATGAGCGCCTACTACGGTCCGAGCGACGAGGCCGAGTCGATCGCCACCCTGCGCCACGCCCTCGACCTGGGCGTCACCTTCATCGACACCGCCGAGGCCTACGGTCCGTTCGAGAACGAGAAGCTCATCGCCCGCGCACTCGGCGACCGCCGCGACGAGGTCACCATCGCGACCAAGGCCTCGACCGAGACCGACGACGACGGCACCACCCACGGCCGCAACGGTACGCCCGCCTACCTCCGCAAGGCCGCCGAGCGTTCGCTCCGCCACCTCGGGACCGACCGCATCGACCTCTACTACCTGCATCGCGTCGACCCCGATGTGCCCATCGAGGAGAGCGTCGGCGCCCTGTCCGAGCTCGTCGCCGAGGGCAAGGTGCGGCACATCGGGCTCTCGGAGGCCTCGGCGTCGACGATCCGCCGGGCGCACGCCGTGCATCCGCTCGCCGCCGTGCAGTCGGAGTTCTCGCTCTTCGCGCGCGATGTGCTGCACAACGACGAGAAGGCGACCATCGACGAGCTCGGCATCGGCTTCGTGGCCTTCTCGCCGCTCGGCCGCGGGTTCCTGACGGGTGGCATCCGTTCGGTGGACGACCTCGACCCGGCGGATGCGCGGCTGACCCTGCCTCGCTTCCAGCCCGCCGCCATCGCTGCGAACCTGACCCTGGTCGAGCGAGTGGAGACGATCGCGGCCGAGAAGGGGGCGACGTCGGCGCAGATCGCGCTGGCGTGGCTGATGGCGCAAGGGGTCGTGCCGATCCCCGGTACACGGCGGCGCAGCCGCCTGGACGAGAACGCCGGGGCCATGGCGGTGAGGCTCGATGCGGCCGACCTCGCGCGGCTCAGCGAGTCGCTGCCGGAGGACGAGATCGTGGGAACGCGCGACTACGTGGCGCATGCCCCGGGCGTCGATCGCTGA
- a CDS encoding class I SAM-dependent methyltransferase, whose product MVDQVTTAYSQRSAEYTELFGSMRHVHPSDLALVTTWAASVDGPVIDAGCGPGQWTAFLTERGLSARGVDRVPEFVARARRSYPGVPFALGSLDALDAATGSSGGVLAWYSLIHREPSTIQDALQEFHRVLKPGGALLIGFFEGAALEPFDHAVVTAHRWPVDRLAAELELAGFGVHEKHVRVTAGERPQAAIWARA is encoded by the coding sequence ATGGTCGACCAGGTCACCACGGCTTACTCCCAGAGATCAGCCGAGTACACCGAGCTCTTCGGGTCGATGCGGCACGTGCATCCGTCAGACCTCGCCCTCGTCACCACCTGGGCCGCGAGCGTCGACGGCCCGGTCATCGATGCCGGCTGCGGGCCCGGCCAGTGGACGGCCTTCCTCACCGAACGAGGCCTGTCAGCCCGCGGCGTCGACCGGGTGCCCGAGTTCGTCGCCCGCGCGCGCCGCAGCTACCCCGGCGTGCCCTTCGCGCTCGGCAGCCTCGACGCGCTCGACGCCGCCACGGGTTCGAGCGGGGGTGTGCTCGCGTGGTACTCGCTCATCCACCGCGAGCCGTCGACGATCCAGGATGCTCTGCAGGAGTTCCACCGCGTGCTGAAGCCGGGCGGCGCCCTCCTGATCGGCTTCTTCGAGGGTGCCGCGCTCGAGCCCTTCGACCACGCCGTCGTGACGGCCCACCGCTGGCCCGTCGACCGCCTCGCGGCCGAACTCGAGCTCGCCGGGTTCGGCGTGCACGAGAAGCACGTGCGCGTCACCGCGGGTGAGCGCCCCCAGGCCGCGATCTGGGCGCGGGCCTGA
- a CDS encoding alpha/beta hydrolase yields MDVERVLPELREPMKRAQVSAPRWLVRTAVRLMPVPKSEAVQVERARAGAVRLRVYRPQGSLSGAGLLWIHGGGLLFGDARQDEALCLSTAERLGMVIVSANYRFAPEHPFPAAHDDVRAAWGWMLDHAASLGIDPRRLAVGGESAGAGLAAALVQRLADDGGVQPCAQWLFAPMLDDRTAARPELDAEQHFVWDNAANREGWSGYFGGPVGAETVPPYAAPGRRTDLAGLPPAFLTWGDIELFAAEDRAYAEALARAGVPVTSDIVEGAPHGFENWAKETPVAEALIGRAQHWLREAAAAR; encoded by the coding sequence ATGGACGTCGAGCGGGTGCTGCCCGAGCTGCGGGAGCCGATGAAGCGGGCGCAGGTGTCCGCGCCACGGTGGCTCGTACGCACTGCGGTGCGGCTGATGCCGGTGCCCAAGTCCGAGGCGGTGCAGGTCGAGCGAGCGCGGGCCGGCGCGGTGCGGCTGAGGGTCTACCGGCCGCAGGGGTCGCTGAGCGGGGCGGGGCTGCTCTGGATCCACGGCGGCGGCCTCCTCTTCGGCGACGCCCGGCAGGACGAGGCGCTCTGCCTTTCGACCGCCGAACGGCTCGGCATGGTGATCGTCTCGGCGAACTACCGCTTCGCTCCCGAGCATCCGTTCCCCGCGGCCCACGACGACGTGCGGGCCGCGTGGGGGTGGATGCTCGACCACGCCGCCTCGCTCGGCATCGACCCGAGGCGCCTCGCGGTGGGCGGCGAGAGCGCTGGGGCGGGTCTCGCCGCCGCCCTCGTGCAGCGCCTCGCCGACGACGGAGGAGTGCAGCCGTGCGCGCAGTGGCTCTTCGCCCCGATGCTCGACGACCGCACCGCCGCCCGCCCCGAGCTGGACGCCGAGCAGCACTTCGTCTGGGACAACGCCGCGAACCGGGAGGGCTGGTCGGGCTACTTCGGCGGCCCGGTCGGTGCCGAGACGGTGCCTCCGTACGCGGCACCCGGACGTCGCACCGACCTCGCGGGGCTGCCGCCGGCGTTCCTCACCTGGGGCGACATCGAACTGTTCGCCGCCGAAGACCGCGCCTACGCCGAGGCGCTCGCGCGTGCCGGGGTGCCGGTGACCAGCGACATCGTCGAGGGGGCGCCGCACGGCTTCGAGAACTGGGCCAAGGAGACGCCGGTGGCGGAGGCCCTGATCGGGCGGGCCCAGCACTGGCTGCGCGAGGCCGCCGCGGCCCGCTGA
- a CDS encoding DUF1801 domain-containing protein — protein MKTVEEFIAALDPGQREQVVELRRVILALPVELDEHIKWNSPSYVHDGIDRITMNVRNKAGAVQLILHFDTARPEVRNAPPVMADETGLVRWLSDIRGVITVPPGTAVSALEPGLSSALEGWLRIR, from the coding sequence GTGAAGACCGTCGAGGAGTTCATCGCCGCGCTCGACCCCGGGCAGCGCGAGCAGGTGGTCGAGCTGCGGCGCGTCATCCTGGCCCTGCCGGTCGAGCTCGACGAGCACATCAAGTGGAACTCCCCCAGCTACGTGCACGACGGCATCGACCGCATCACGATGAACGTGCGGAACAAGGCGGGGGCGGTGCAGCTGATCCTGCACTTCGACACCGCGCGGCCCGAGGTGCGGAACGCGCCGCCGGTGATGGCCGACGAGACCGGGCTGGTGCGGTGGCTGTCCGACATCCGCGGGGTGATCACGGTGCCGCCCGGCACCGCGGTGAGTGCGCTGGAGCCCGGACTCTCCTCGGCGCTCGAGGGCTGGCTGCGCATCCGCTGA
- a CDS encoding DUF2000 domain-containing protein, producing MPATPAYRPEEILAHESTRSARLKWVVVVDTALEPGRLANAVACVAAATGEAVRGLQGPGGPDASGAEHPGLAWAGCTVLGAGAEQLATVRAKAVAAAASAETDDDAVWIADMPLAAQTTRVYDEYLAELARTAPEQLQSLALSIVGPRATVDRIVKKLKLL from the coding sequence ATGCCCGCGACCCCCGCCTACCGCCCCGAGGAGATCCTCGCCCACGAGTCGACCCGTTCGGCGCGACTGAAGTGGGTGGTGGTGGTCGACACGGCCCTCGAACCCGGACGCCTCGCCAACGCCGTGGCCTGCGTCGCCGCGGCCACCGGGGAGGCGGTGCGGGGGCTGCAGGGGCCGGGTGGTCCTGACGCGAGCGGGGCCGAGCATCCGGGACTCGCCTGGGCCGGCTGCACGGTGCTCGGCGCCGGGGCCGAGCAGCTCGCGACCGTGCGCGCCAAGGCCGTGGCGGCGGCCGCCTCGGCGGAGACGGATGACGATGCCGTCTGGATCGCGGACATGCCGCTCGCGGCGCAGACGACCCGGGTCTACGACGAGTACCTCGCCGAGCTCGCACGCACCGCACCCGAGCAGCTGCAGTCGCTCGCGCTCAGCATCGTGGGCCCGCGGGCCACCGTCGACCGCATCGTGAAGAAGCTCAAGCTCCTCTGA
- a CDS encoding MerR family transcriptional regulator yields MASIPLPTLDADIPDEGLSIGAVAEVTGLSIDTLRYYERAGLLLDPAPRDPGGRRRYRRNDLDWIAGLIMLRETGMSIADVRRMAELSRVAGTEAERLVVLGEHRMHVLDELARTRAHLAALESKIAAYTEAVSRKDTE; encoded by the coding sequence ATGGCCTCCATCCCGCTCCCCACGCTCGACGCCGACATCCCCGACGAGGGCCTGTCGATCGGCGCCGTCGCCGAGGTCACCGGCCTCAGCATCGACACCCTGCGCTACTACGAACGCGCCGGGCTCCTGCTCGACCCCGCACCCCGCGACCCGGGCGGCCGCCGGCGCTACCGCCGGAACGACCTCGACTGGATCGCCGGCCTGATCATGCTCCGCGAGACCGGCATGAGCATCGCCGACGTGCGCCGCATGGCCGAGCTCAGCCGCGTCGCGGGCACCGAGGCCGAGCGGCTGGTCGTGCTCGGAGAGCACCGGATGCACGTGCTCGACGAACTCGCCCGCACCCGCGCCCATCTCGCCGCCCTCGAGTCGAAGATCGCGGCCTACACCGAAGCCGTCTCCCGGAAGGACACCGAATGA
- a CDS encoding RNA polymerase sigma factor — MSPRTSAPIVTRRPSVAPPSPLDDLSWDSDRVLVVRAASGDDRAFALIVTRYSGLLRQVAYRALGSTDDIDDVVQETFLAAWTHADSVIDGESIAGWLVTTARRRSYDRLRTAAVRTRDGDPFEHRMLAADQPDPDDSARRSSLAADARRVLDAMPDAQRRCWHLRQLDDLSYDEIARRLSLPVSTVRGMIARARALLAIELAHWR; from the coding sequence ATGTCACCCAGAACCAGTGCCCCGATCGTCACCCGTCGTCCGTCGGTCGCGCCGCCGAGTCCGCTCGACGACCTCTCGTGGGACTCGGACCGTGTGCTCGTCGTGCGGGCGGCCTCCGGCGACGACCGGGCTTTCGCGCTGATCGTCACGCGCTACTCCGGCCTGCTCCGCCAGGTCGCGTACCGCGCCCTCGGAAGCACAGATGACATCGATGACGTGGTGCAGGAGACCTTCCTCGCCGCCTGGACCCATGCCGACAGCGTCATCGACGGCGAGTCCATCGCCGGCTGGCTCGTCACCACCGCCCGCCGCCGCAGCTACGACCGCCTCCGCACGGCGGCGGTGCGCACCCGAGACGGCGACCCCTTCGAGCACCGGATGCTCGCCGCCGACCAGCCCGACCCCGACGACTCGGCGCGCCGCTCCTCGCTCGCGGCCGACGCCCGGCGGGTGCTCGACGCCATGCCGGACGCGCAACGGCGCTGCTGGCACCTCCGCCAGCTCGACGACCTCAGCTACGACGAGATCGCCCGACGCCTCAGCCTCCCGGTCTCGACGGTCCGCGGCATGATCGCGCGCGCCCGCGCCCTCCTGGCGATCGAACTCGCCCACTGGCGCTGA
- a CDS encoding DUF2510 domain-containing protein: MSDQTEGVLLPPGWYADPQDPARERWWSGASWTKFDHRAAKPGLFGEAHARAFWPGANALARRALLLLRIGLVLLFVVMATSIWATAAGVALTGTVVGGFVSMLLCCVGFGVAGLVFGVRAMGASAALGGGGVAVHSTVASGVLVLWALTLFAFALVLIA; encoded by the coding sequence ATGAGCGATCAGACCGAGGGCGTGCTGCTTCCGCCCGGCTGGTACGCCGACCCGCAAGACCCGGCGCGCGAGCGCTGGTGGTCGGGCGCGAGCTGGACGAAGTTCGACCACCGTGCTGCCAAGCCCGGACTGTTCGGCGAGGCGCATGCGCGCGCGTTCTGGCCAGGAGCGAATGCCCTGGCCAGACGGGCGCTGCTTCTGCTGCGCATTGGTTTAGTGCTGCTTTTCGTCGTGATGGCCACGTCGATCTGGGCGACCGCCGCCGGGGTGGCGCTGACCGGTACGGTCGTCGGCGGTTTCGTGTCGATGCTGCTCTGCTGCGTCGGGTTCGGTGTTGCGGGGCTGGTGTTCGGGGTGCGGGCGATGGGGGCATCCGCGGCTCTCGGAGGTGGGGGAGTGGCGGTTCACAGCACCGTGGCGTCGGGGGTGCTGGTGCTGTGGGCGCTCACGCTGTTCGCGTTCGCGTTGGTGCTCATCGCCTGA
- a CDS encoding HNH endonuclease signature motif containing protein has translation MKPSFASASALAAGPVVAGASVLETRESLLRGIGADADAVAEIRARQAVLEAEAVVLLAAAARKAHWLAGLEGGSLEHARRSLVAEIATTLRLPEATAAQRIDEAEALEEFLPHTLDALARGAISYQHAQAVVRQARTLPEAARGEFDVAATAKAETQTPSQLATHARAVRERMHPESIDVRHREAREERAVWVEKERDGMATVVCHLPAVAAFAIDDTLDQLGRALRSPDETRTHAQLRADGLVELLLHRDGDTSARARGITANIVVTVPALSLLGRSDEGGELRGYGPIPLETARRLAAGAPSFLRILTDPVTGQRLSVGRDRYKVPADLRAAVVLDDETCRFPGCARRADRCDVDHTTDWAHGGETSLDNLAALCRRHHTVKHQTGWEVKAGEARALHWTSPSGARHTTRPPDHSPPAPQPRAHQRPRSPGGPIHLPDAPPF, from the coding sequence ATGAAACCTTCCTTCGCCTCTGCATCCGCCCTCGCCGCTGGGCCTGTTGTCGCCGGCGCCTCGGTTCTGGAGACGCGGGAGTCGCTGCTGCGGGGGATCGGGGCTGACGCCGATGCGGTGGCCGAGATCCGGGCTCGGCAGGCCGTGCTCGAGGCCGAGGCGGTTGTGCTGCTCGCGGCCGCCGCGCGCAAGGCGCACTGGCTCGCGGGGCTGGAGGGCGGGTCGCTCGAGCACGCGCGGCGGTCGCTGGTGGCCGAGATCGCGACCACGCTGCGCCTGCCCGAGGCGACCGCGGCGCAGCGCATCGACGAGGCCGAGGCGCTCGAGGAGTTCCTGCCGCACACCCTCGATGCGCTGGCCCGCGGTGCCATCAGCTACCAGCACGCGCAGGCGGTCGTGCGGCAGGCGCGAACGCTGCCCGAGGCGGCGCGGGGCGAGTTCGATGTGGCGGCGACCGCGAAGGCCGAGACGCAGACGCCCTCCCAGCTGGCCACCCATGCGCGGGCCGTGCGAGAGCGGATGCACCCCGAGTCGATCGACGTGCGCCACCGTGAAGCGCGCGAGGAGCGGGCGGTGTGGGTCGAGAAGGAGCGCGACGGCATGGCGACGGTGGTCTGTCATCTGCCGGCCGTCGCCGCGTTCGCCATCGACGACACGCTCGACCAGCTCGGGCGCGCCCTGCGCTCGCCCGACGAGACGCGCACGCATGCCCAGCTGCGGGCCGACGGTCTCGTCGAACTGCTTCTGCACCGCGACGGTGACACCTCCGCGCGTGCTCGCGGGATCACCGCGAACATCGTCGTGACCGTGCCGGCCCTGTCGTTGCTGGGTCGCTCCGACGAGGGCGGCGAGCTGCGGGGCTATGGGCCGATCCCGCTCGAGACCGCACGGCGGCTGGCTGCGGGGGCGCCGTCGTTCCTGCGCATCCTGACCGACCCCGTCACCGGGCAGCGCCTCTCGGTCGGTCGTGACCGCTACAAGGTGCCGGCCGATCTGCGGGCCGCCGTCGTGCTCGACGACGAGACCTGCCGCTTCCCGGGCTGCGCCCGCCGTGCCGACCGCTGCGACGTCGACCACACCACCGACTGGGCCCACGGCGGCGAGACCAGCCTCGACAACCTCGCCGCCCTCTGCCGCCGGCACCACACCGTGAAGCACCAGACGGGGTGGGAGGTGAAGGCGGGCGAGGCCCGGGCGCTGCACTGGACCTCCCCGTCGGGCGCCCGACACACCACCCGCCCGCCCGACCACTCCCCACCCGCCCCGCAACCCCGAGCGCACCAGCGCCCGCGCTCGCCGGGCGGCCCGATCCACCTCCCAGACGCTCCGCCGTTCTAG
- a CDS encoding VOC family protein: MTRVEFAGVGNVFYFVDDLDEAVDWYTARLDREPVVRGGALVAFDLDGTRLTLHRRDELNAPGPAGTSPYWTVPDVDAFVEEWTAHGAVAHRGPKTVFTGERLCQLLDPFGNLFSVREAAAGD, from the coding sequence GTGACCCGGGTGGAGTTCGCGGGCGTCGGCAACGTCTTCTACTTCGTCGACGACCTGGACGAGGCGGTCGACTGGTACACGGCACGACTCGATCGTGAGCCCGTGGTGCGAGGAGGGGCGCTCGTGGCCTTCGACCTCGACGGGACGCGGTTGACGCTGCACCGGAGGGACGAGCTCAACGCGCCCGGCCCGGCGGGCACCAGCCCGTACTGGACCGTTCCCGACGTCGACGCCTTCGTCGAGGAGTGGACCGCTCACGGCGCCGTCGCGCACCGGGGGCCCAAGACCGTGTTCACGGGGGAGCGGCTGTGTCAGCTGCTCGACCCGTTCGGCAACCTCTTCTCCGTGCGAGAGGCCGCGGCCGGTGACTGA
- a CDS encoding DUF2277 domain-containing protein, translating to MCRNIRVLHNFQPPTTDDEVREAALQFVRKVSGSTHPSRANTAAFDRAIDEIAAATRRMLDELVTNAPPKNREDEAIKGRERHEKRMEREVRIRTAAV from the coding sequence ATGTGCAGGAACATCCGCGTGCTCCACAATTTCCAGCCGCCCACGACCGATGACGAGGTGCGGGAGGCGGCCCTGCAGTTCGTGCGCAAGGTGAGCGGCTCGACGCATCCGTCGCGGGCGAACACGGCGGCCTTCGACCGGGCCATCGACGAGATCGCGGCCGCCACCCGCCGCATGCTCGACGAGCTCGTCACGAACGCGCCGCCGAAGAACCGCGAGGATGAGGCGATCAAGGGCCGCGAACGCCACGAGAAGCGCATGGAGCGCGAGGTGCGCATCCGCACCGCGGCGGTCTGA